The following coding sequences lie in one Rutidosis leptorrhynchoides isolate AG116_Rl617_1_P2 chromosome 4, CSIRO_AGI_Rlap_v1, whole genome shotgun sequence genomic window:
- the LOC139839921 gene encoding nuclear pore complex protein NUP50B-like → MGDTENNLPPTKKRAAGRELSRDNPGLDDEEEVPGQETGTFKRASEEVLANRRIVKVRRSQSSSTPSAPSSNPFAAIRLVPPTDPTPTPAPVNNSQEIEKPSNEKESPESVNKKPEIEDDDSCKQPELIPSEAEKKNDENNDKVEDNDENIPVSEKESNENNENDESTPAAGSVNSFGQLSSSQNAFTGLVGTGFSSSTFSFGSIPKTDQPTFPPFSFSTNGNSSLFGTSDKTEGAKIPSMQEVQVETGEENEKAVFTADSVLFEFIDGGWKERGKGELKVNVLTTGTKKARLVMRARGNYRLILNASIFPDMKLTNMEKKGITFACLNSTGEGQSGISTFALKFKDPSIVEEFRSVVMAHKGTTTAPFLKTPENSPKASDE, encoded by the coding sequence ATGGGGGACACAGAGAACAACCTACCACCTACTAAAAAACGAGCTGCCGGCAGGGAATTATCCCGAGATAACCCCggtcttgatgatgaagaagaagttcCTGGACAAGAAACCGGTACATTCAAGCGGGCAAGTGAAGAAGTATTGGCAAACCGTCGAATAGTCAAAGTCAGACGCAGTCAATCATCGTCAACCCCATCCGCACCTTCTTCAAATCCCTTTGCAGCTATACGTTTAGTACCTCCAACAGATCCCACACCCACTCCTGCACCTGTTAACAACTCACAAGAAATTGAAAAACCCTCTAATGAAAAGGAGTCGCCAGAAAGCGTGAATAAAAAACCCGAAATTGAGGATGATGATAGCTGTAAACAACCCGAATTAATCCCTTCTGAAGCCGAGAAAAAGAACGATGAAAACAACGACAAGGTAGAGGATAATGATGAAAATATCCCTGTATCTGAGAAAGAGAGTAATGAAAACAATGAGAATGACGAAAGTACCCCTGCAGCTGGATCTGTCAACTCATTCGGACAGCTTTCAAGTAGCCAAAACGCGTTCACTGGACTTGTTGGGACAGGATTTTCGAGTTCCACCTTTTCATTCGGGTCAATCCCAAAAACCGACCAGCCTACTTTTCCACCTTTCAGTTTCTCTACCAATGGAAATTCGTCCTTATTTGGAACATCTGATAAAACCGAGGGAGCCAAAATACCATCTATGCAAGAAGTTCAAGTGGAAACTGGTGAAGAAAACGAGAAGGCGGTTTTTACAGCCGATTCCGTACTTTTTGAGTTTATTGATGGCGGGTGGAAAGAGCGGGGAAAAGGAGAATTGAAGGTCAACGTGTTGACTACTGGAACGAAGAAAGCGAGACTTGTAATGAGAGCAAGAGGGAATTATCGTTTAATTTTGAACGCTAGTATCTTTCCAGATATGAAGCTGACAAATATGGAGAAAAAGGGGATCACGTTTGCTTGTTTGAACAGTACAGGTGAAGGGCAAAGTGGTATTTCGACATTTGCGTTGAAGTTTAAAGATCCGTCAATTGTTGAAGAGTTTCGTTCCGTTGTTATGGCACATAAAGGAACCACAACTGCACCCTTTCTTAAGACACCTGAAAATTCTCCAAAAGCATCGGATGAGTAG